A portion of the Lolium rigidum isolate FL_2022 chromosome 1, APGP_CSIRO_Lrig_0.1, whole genome shotgun sequence genome contains these proteins:
- the LOC124660563 gene encoding GDSL esterase/lipase At5g37690-like, which yields MKGVVAGIIMVLCAVAGFQPSFKSARAVPAIYVLGDSTLDVGNNNYLLGKSVPNALRPFYGVDFPGGPMPTGRYSNGYNIADYIAKNLGFKRSPPAYLSLEAHHRQLVRSALHGGVSYASAGAGILDSTNAGNNIPLSKQVKYFHLSKLVMEAKEGSQVVSDHLARSFFILGIGSNDLYQFVLEQQAKNKSATQSDAAALYDSLMSNYSATITDLYTMGARKIGIINAGATGCIPRVRAHTATGACDNGLNELVVGFNGALSSFLAGGLAPKLPGLAYSLADNFAHRLDIIAHPQAAGFVDTASACCGSGKLGAEGDCLPTSRICENRDGYIYWDWIHATQRAAELAAQAFFRGPAQFTTPISFKQLAEKSYPLPSI from the exons ATGAAGGGTGTTGTTGCTGGCATTATCATGGTGCTTTGTGCCGTCGCCGGGTTCCAGCCATCTTTTAAGAGCGCAAGAGCTGTGCCAGCGATTTATGTGCTGGGGGATTCGACACTCGACGTGGGCAACAACAACTACTTGCTGGGGAAAAGTGTCCCAAATGCCCTCAGGCCCTTCTATGGCGTCGACTTCCCCGGAGGACCTATGCCCACCGGAAGGTACAGCAATGGCTACAACATCGCCGACTACATCG CAAAAAATCTGGGGTTCAAGAGGAGCCCTCCGGCGTACCTGTCCCTGGAAGCGCATCATCGTCAGCTGGTCCGGAGTGCTCTACATGGAGGAGTAAGCTACGCTTCCGCCGGAGCTGGGATTCTCGATTCAACG AACGCCGGGAACAACATCCCGTTGTCGAAGCAGGTCAAGTACTTTCATCTGTCAAAACTGGTGATGGAGGCCAAGGAAGGATCCCAAGTGGTGAGCGACCACCTCGCCAGATCCTTCTTCATCCTCGGCATCGGCAGCAACGACCTGTACCAGTTCGTGCTGGAGCAGCAAGCCAAGAACAAGTCGGCGACACAGAGCGACGCCGCCGCGCTCTACGACAGCCTCATGTCCAACTACTCCGCCACCATCACG GATCTGTACACGATGGGTGCGAGGAAGATCGGGATCATCAACGCGGGCGCAACCGGGTGCATCCCTCGGGTACGCGCGCACACAGCGACCGGCGCGTGCGACAATGGCCTAAACGAGCTCGTGGTGGGGTTCAATGGCGCCCTCAGCTCCTTCCTCGCCGGCGGCCTAGCGCCCAAACTCCCGGGCCTCGCCTACTCGCTCGCCGACAACTTCGCCCACAGGCTAGACATCATCGCTCACCCGCAGGCCGCAGGTTTCGTTGACACGGCTAGCGCGTGCTGCGGGAGCGGGAAGCTGGGTGCGGAGGGCGATTGCTTGCCAACCTCGAGAATATGTGAGAAccgtgatggctacatctactggGATTGGATCCATGCCACCCAGCGGGCGGCCGAGCTTGCGGCCCAGGCATTCTTCCGTGGCCCGGCCCAGTTTACCACGCCTATTAGTTTCAAGCAACTTGCAGAAAAGAGCTATCCCCTCCCATCCATATAG